A stretch of the Papaver somniferum cultivar HN1 chromosome 6, ASM357369v1, whole genome shotgun sequence genome encodes the following:
- the LOC113290197 gene encoding uncharacterized protein LOC113290197 isoform X6, which translates to MSMDHCQANPQQQLQQRKPQSCDELGDTYSEKVIQAETQRLLTEFEQLELITSNKVDSETHSKSRQKKKKKSLESTMSHFQAHPEQQESTIIIEKTDHPVQTLQKQEELTSTTVDVGTNSEKSVTGQQKKARKSRQKKKKKMKKKKKKSLESTLSTDHSQAHPEQAIIEQQQQQKPSKRGQTKKSLLATMTTDQGEVYPQQQVSARIIEKTDHTQEIALTIIDKETEQLELTSTTVDGGTNPFSLLYVLEQQESTTKIEKTDHSDESPISSTQPTREGQVPEKSSGDLLDFIRVPKLSEYGTVEYIFIPPRSYWLEIIREDWGATDEEIIACIKAAPQLSRFKIEVCGSYIGHGVIVRANSCRNPIVVKCTVVADRVSPFYHELLGVSLGMKLAMKYKIVYFDLNCVSEVVAEYVMRTWDMKNECGCPPRDKKDYCVKCSESMLDDIGERQNADKISAVVDEIFYDALEEGFLYFYLYPIKLSRAKAVCYLANSGVDRELRIPEIEEDAELAEILYKEVFGHGSEEEVGLQKQQLILRKQERKLQKQKNLAAERACQESLWGQ; encoded by the exons ATGAGTATGGATCATTGCCAAGCTAATCCA caacagcagctgcagcaacgAAAGCCTCAA AGCTGCGACGAGCTTGGGGATACATATTCTGAAAAAGTGATTCAGGCAGAAACCCAAAGGCTCTTAACTGAGTTT GAACAACTAGAACTAATAACCTCAAACAAAGTCGATAGCGAAACTCATTCG AAAAGtagacagaagaagaagaagaagagtctgGAAAGTACCATGAGTCATTTCCAAGCTCATCCA GAACAACAAGAGTCTACAATAATAATTGAGAAAACAGATCACCCT GTTCAAACATTGCAGAAACAAGAAGAGCTAACCTCAACAACAGTCGATGTCGGAACTAATTCA GAAAAATCCGTCACTGGACAGCAGAAAAAAGCTCGA AAAAGtagacagaagaagaagaagaagatgaagaagaagaagaagaagagtcttGAAAGTACCTTGAGTACAGATCATTCCCAAGCCCATCCA GAACAAGCTATTAtagaacaacagcagcagcaaaagccaAGT AAACGTGGACAGACAAAGAAGAGTCTGCTAGCTACCATGACCACAGATCAGGGCGAAGTTTATCCA CAACAACAAGTGTCTGCAAGAATAATTGAGAAAACAGATCACACT CAAGAGATAGCCTTAACAATAATCGACAAAGAAACA GAACAACTAGAGTTGACCTCAACAACAGTTGATGGCGGCACTAATCCA TTTTCATTGCTATATGTGCTGGAACAGCAAGAGTCGACAACAAAAATTGAGAAAACAGATCACTCT GACGAATCTCCCATAAGTTCTACTCAGCCCACACGGGAGGGTCAGGTGCCTGAGAAGTCAAG TGGGGACCTTCTAGATTTTATTAGGGTTCCTAAATTGAG TGAGTACGGAACTGTAGAGTACATATTTATTCCGCCACGTTCCTATTGGTTGGAGATCATTCGCGAGGATTGGGGAGCCACTGACGAGGAAATTATAGCTTGTATCAAAGCTGCCCCTCAGCTATCACGATTCAAAATTGAAGTGTGTGGTTCCTATATCGGACACGGGGTTATTGTACGTGCTAATAGTTGCAGAAATCCAATAGTTGTTAAATGTACGGTTGTTGCTGATCGTGTTTCTCCGTTCTATCACGAGTTACTAGGAGTGTCTCTGGGTATGAAGCTCGCTATGAAATACAAaattgtctattttgatttgaattgcGTTTCTGAGGTTGTTGCAGAGTATGTTATGCGGACTTGGGATATGAAGAATGAATGTGGTTGCCCACCAAGAGATAAAAAGGACTATTGTGTCAAATGTTCAGAAAGTATGTTGGATGATATTGGTGAAAGGCAGAACGCAGATAAAATTTCCGCTGTAgttgatgaaattttttatgatGCTTTAGAGGAAGGTTTTCTATACTTTTATCTATATCCTATTAAATTATCAAGAGCTAAAGCTGTTTGTTATTTAGCGAACTCAGGAGTAGACCGGGAGTTGAGAATTCCTGAAATTGAAGAGGATGCAGAACTAGCAGAGATTCTTTATAAAGAAGTTTTCGGTCATGGATCTGAGGAGGAGGTGGGATTACAGAAACAACAGCTGATTTTGCGGAAACAAGAACGGAAATTGCAGAAACAAAAGAATTTGGCTGCAGAGCGTGCTTGCCAAGAGAGCCTTTGGGGACAGTAA
- the LOC113290197 gene encoding uncharacterized protein LOC113290197 isoform X8, which yields MSMDHCQANPQQQLQQRKPQSCDELGDTYSEKVIQAETQRLLTEFKSRQKKKKKSLESTMSHFQAHPEQQESTIIIEKTDHPVQTLQKQEELTSTTVDVGTNSEKSVTGQQKKARKSRQKKKKKMKKKKKKSLESTLSTDHSQAHPEQAIIEQQQQQKPSKRGQTKKSLLATMTTDQGEVYPQQQVSARIIEKTDHTVSYYLSFVFYHLEQQEIALTIIDKETEQLELTSTTVDGGTNPFSLLYVLEQQESTTKIEKTDHSDESPISSTQPTREGQVPEKSSGDLLDFIRVPKLSEYGTVEYIFIPPRSYWLEIIREDWGATDEEIIACIKAAPQLSRFKIEVCGSYIGHGVIVRANSCRNPIVVKCTVVADRVSPFYHELLGVSLGMKLAMKYKIVYFDLNCVSEVVAEYVMRTWDMKNECGCPPRDKKDYCVKCSESMLDDIGERQNADKISAVVDEIFYDALEEGFLYFYLYPIKLSRAKAVCYLANSGVDRELRIPEIEEDAELAEILYKEVFGHGSEEEVGLQKQQLILRKQERKLQKQKNLAAERACQESLWGQ from the exons ATGAGTATGGATCATTGCCAAGCTAATCCA caacagcagctgcagcaacgAAAGCCTCAA AGCTGCGACGAGCTTGGGGATACATATTCTGAAAAAGTGATTCAGGCAGAAACCCAAAGGCTCTTAACTGAGTTT AAAAGtagacagaagaagaagaagaagagtctgGAAAGTACCATGAGTCATTTCCAAGCTCATCCA GAACAACAAGAGTCTACAATAATAATTGAGAAAACAGATCACCCT GTTCAAACATTGCAGAAACAAGAAGAGCTAACCTCAACAACAGTCGATGTCGGAACTAATTCA GAAAAATCCGTCACTGGACAGCAGAAAAAAGCTCGA AAAAGtagacagaagaagaagaagaagatgaagaagaagaagaagaagagtcttGAAAGTACCTTGAGTACAGATCATTCCCAAGCCCATCCA GAACAAGCTATTAtagaacaacagcagcagcaaaagccaAGT AAACGTGGACAGACAAAGAAGAGTCTGCTAGCTACCATGACCACAGATCAGGGCGAAGTTTATCCA CAACAACAAGTGTCTGCAAGAATAATTGAGAAAACAGATCACACTGTAAGCTACTACCTATCGTTTGTTTTCTATCACTTA GAACAGCAAGAGATAGCCTTAACAATAATCGACAAAGAAACA GAACAACTAGAGTTGACCTCAACAACAGTTGATGGCGGCACTAATCCA TTTTCATTGCTATATGTGCTGGAACAGCAAGAGTCGACAACAAAAATTGAGAAAACAGATCACTCT GACGAATCTCCCATAAGTTCTACTCAGCCCACACGGGAGGGTCAGGTGCCTGAGAAGTCAAG TGGGGACCTTCTAGATTTTATTAGGGTTCCTAAATTGAG TGAGTACGGAACTGTAGAGTACATATTTATTCCGCCACGTTCCTATTGGTTGGAGATCATTCGCGAGGATTGGGGAGCCACTGACGAGGAAATTATAGCTTGTATCAAAGCTGCCCCTCAGCTATCACGATTCAAAATTGAAGTGTGTGGTTCCTATATCGGACACGGGGTTATTGTACGTGCTAATAGTTGCAGAAATCCAATAGTTGTTAAATGTACGGTTGTTGCTGATCGTGTTTCTCCGTTCTATCACGAGTTACTAGGAGTGTCTCTGGGTATGAAGCTCGCTATGAAATACAAaattgtctattttgatttgaattgcGTTTCTGAGGTTGTTGCAGAGTATGTTATGCGGACTTGGGATATGAAGAATGAATGTGGTTGCCCACCAAGAGATAAAAAGGACTATTGTGTCAAATGTTCAGAAAGTATGTTGGATGATATTGGTGAAAGGCAGAACGCAGATAAAATTTCCGCTGTAgttgatgaaattttttatgatGCTTTAGAGGAAGGTTTTCTATACTTTTATCTATATCCTATTAAATTATCAAGAGCTAAAGCTGTTTGTTATTTAGCGAACTCAGGAGTAGACCGGGAGTTGAGAATTCCTGAAATTGAAGAGGATGCAGAACTAGCAGAGATTCTTTATAAAGAAGTTTTCGGTCATGGATCTGAGGAGGAGGTGGGATTACAGAAACAACAGCTGATTTTGCGGAAACAAGAACGGAAATTGCAGAAACAAAAGAATTTGGCTGCAGAGCGTGCTTGCCAAGAGAGCCTTTGGGGACAGTAA
- the LOC113290197 gene encoding uncharacterized protein LOC113290197 isoform X5 — protein sequence MSMDHCQANPQQQLQQRKPQSCDELGDTYSEKVIQAETQRLLTEFEQLELITSNKVDSETHSKSRQKKKKKSLESTMSHFQAHPEQQESTIIIEKTDHPVQTLQKQEELTSTTVDVGTNSEKSVTGQQKKARKSRQKKKKKMKKKKKKSLESTLSTDHSQAHPEQAIIEQQQQQKPSKRGQTKKSLLATMTTDQGEVYPQQVSARIIEKTDHTEQQEIALTIIDKETEQLELTSTTVDGGTNPFSLLYVLEQQESTTKIEKTDHSDESPISSTQPTREGQVPEKSSGDLLDFIRVPKLSEYGTVEYIFIPPRSYWLEIIREDWGATDEEIIACIKAAPQLSRFKIEVCGSYIGHGVIVRANSCRNPIVVKCTVVADRVSPFYHELLGVSLGMKLAMKYKIVYFDLNCVSEVVAEYVMRTWDMKNECGCPPRDKKDYCVKCSESMLDDIGERQNADKISAVVDEIFYDALEEGFLYFYLYPIKLSRAKAVCYLANSGVDRELRIPEIEEDAELAEILYKEVFGHGSEEEVGLQKQQLILRKQERKLQKQKNLAAERACQESLWGQ from the exons ATGAGTATGGATCATTGCCAAGCTAATCCA caacagcagctgcagcaacgAAAGCCTCAA AGCTGCGACGAGCTTGGGGATACATATTCTGAAAAAGTGATTCAGGCAGAAACCCAAAGGCTCTTAACTGAGTTT GAACAACTAGAACTAATAACCTCAAACAAAGTCGATAGCGAAACTCATTCG AAAAGtagacagaagaagaagaagaagagtctgGAAAGTACCATGAGTCATTTCCAAGCTCATCCA GAACAACAAGAGTCTACAATAATAATTGAGAAAACAGATCACCCT GTTCAAACATTGCAGAAACAAGAAGAGCTAACCTCAACAACAGTCGATGTCGGAACTAATTCA GAAAAATCCGTCACTGGACAGCAGAAAAAAGCTCGA AAAAGtagacagaagaagaagaagaagatgaagaagaagaagaagaagagtcttGAAAGTACCTTGAGTACAGATCATTCCCAAGCCCATCCA GAACAAGCTATTAtagaacaacagcagcagcaaaagccaAGT AAACGTGGACAGACAAAGAAGAGTCTGCTAGCTACCATGACCACAGATCAGGGCGAAGTTTATCCA CAACAAGTGTCTGCAAGAATAATTGAGAAAACAGATCACACT GAACAGCAAGAGATAGCCTTAACAATAATCGACAAAGAAACA GAACAACTAGAGTTGACCTCAACAACAGTTGATGGCGGCACTAATCCA TTTTCATTGCTATATGTGCTGGAACAGCAAGAGTCGACAACAAAAATTGAGAAAACAGATCACTCT GACGAATCTCCCATAAGTTCTACTCAGCCCACACGGGAGGGTCAGGTGCCTGAGAAGTCAAG TGGGGACCTTCTAGATTTTATTAGGGTTCCTAAATTGAG TGAGTACGGAACTGTAGAGTACATATTTATTCCGCCACGTTCCTATTGGTTGGAGATCATTCGCGAGGATTGGGGAGCCACTGACGAGGAAATTATAGCTTGTATCAAAGCTGCCCCTCAGCTATCACGATTCAAAATTGAAGTGTGTGGTTCCTATATCGGACACGGGGTTATTGTACGTGCTAATAGTTGCAGAAATCCAATAGTTGTTAAATGTACGGTTGTTGCTGATCGTGTTTCTCCGTTCTATCACGAGTTACTAGGAGTGTCTCTGGGTATGAAGCTCGCTATGAAATACAAaattgtctattttgatttgaattgcGTTTCTGAGGTTGTTGCAGAGTATGTTATGCGGACTTGGGATATGAAGAATGAATGTGGTTGCCCACCAAGAGATAAAAAGGACTATTGTGTCAAATGTTCAGAAAGTATGTTGGATGATATTGGTGAAAGGCAGAACGCAGATAAAATTTCCGCTGTAgttgatgaaattttttatgatGCTTTAGAGGAAGGTTTTCTATACTTTTATCTATATCCTATTAAATTATCAAGAGCTAAAGCTGTTTGTTATTTAGCGAACTCAGGAGTAGACCGGGAGTTGAGAATTCCTGAAATTGAAGAGGATGCAGAACTAGCAGAGATTCTTTATAAAGAAGTTTTCGGTCATGGATCTGAGGAGGAGGTGGGATTACAGAAACAACAGCTGATTTTGCGGAAACAAGAACGGAAATTGCAGAAACAAAAGAATTTGGCTGCAGAGCGTGCTTGCCAAGAGAGCCTTTGGGGACAGTAA